The region CAAGTTCAGCCCGCGCATCGGCATGGCCTATCCGCTTACCGACAAGTCGGTGGTGCACTTTAACTTTGGCCATTTCTACCAGGCGCCCAACTACCGCGACCTCTATCGCGCCTCCGGGGCCATCCGCGAAGTGAGCATGATGTTGGGCAACATCATTGGCAACCCGAGCTTGGAGCCGGAGAAAGCTATCCAGTACGAGATCGGCTTCCAGCAGCAGATCGGCGACCTGTACGGGCTCAATGTGACCTTGTGGACCAAGGAGACCACAAACCAGGTGGGCTCTATCACGGTGCCTGCCTATTCGGACCCAGGGCACGATAATCCGTACACCTACTATGTGTTTATTAACAACAACTTCGGTTCGGCCAAGGGCATGGACATCACCCTGCGCAAACGTTACAGCCACTACTTCTCGGGGACCGTCAATTATACGTGGTCGCGGGCGATGGTGCTGAAGCCTACCTCCTGGGACGGCTACTGGGACGGTGACACCAAGCAGACCATGCCCAAGCGGGAGAGCATCGCCTCGTGGGATCAGCCGCACAGCATTCGGGTGCAT is a window of Calditrichota bacterium DNA encoding:
- a CDS encoding TonB-dependent receptor — translated: KFSPRIGMAYPLTDKSVVHFNFGHFYQAPNYRDLYRASGAIREVSMMLGNIIGNPSLEPEKAIQYEIGFQQQIGDLYGLNVTLWTKETTNQVGSITVPAYSDPGHDNPYTYYVFINNNFGSAKGMDITLRKRYSHYFSGTVNYTWSRAMVLKPTSWDGYWDGDTKQTMPKRESIASWDQPHSIRVHIDFSIPSRSGPRILGKRPLSNFGVSLVYFGESGRVYTPYMGDEGYLERENSARWPFWHQFDLRAYKNLKAFGLTYSVFVQVRNLFDRLNVLEGYERTGSATDPGGAYGTYSATRMDGITINNFGPRRSINFGVRLMM